A single region of the Ornithorhynchus anatinus isolate Pmale09 chromosome 6, mOrnAna1.pri.v4, whole genome shotgun sequence genome encodes:
- the LOC100091765 gene encoding olfactory receptor 1N1-like: MDGRNQTGVSGFILLGLSSDPGMQLLLFVVFLGLYLVTVLGNLLIVLAVGSDPRLHSPMYFFLANLSLVDVGATSATIPRMLADLWTRSPTISYAGCLAQLYFFLLFTDLENFLLTVMAYDRFVAICRPLHYWTVMSLRRCGLLLATCWVTTHLYALAHTVLVDRLPFCASRRIAHFYCDLNPILRLSCARPWANQAVLRYWGGVLISLPPLLILGSYAGIVAAVLRVPSAGGKRRAFSTCGSHLAVVSLFYGTVIAVYLFPSGPDSAEKARIAAAALYTAVTPLLNPFIYSLRNSDLHRALRSLGPRRTSSIQ, translated from the coding sequence ATGGACGGGAGAAACCAGACGGGCGTGTCCGGGTTCATCCTCCTGGGCCTGTCCAGCGATCCGGGGATGCAGCTGCTCCTCTTTGTGGTCTTCCTGGGGCTGTACCTGGTCACGGTGCTGGGGAACCTGCTCATCGTCCTGGCCGTCGGCTCGGACCCGCGCCTCCACtcgcccatgtacttcttcctggcCAACCTGTCCCTGGTGGACGTGGGCGCCACCTCAGCCACCATCCCCAGGATGCTGGCCGACCTCTGGACCCGGAGCCCGACCATCTCCTACGCCGGCTGCCTGGCCCAGCTCTACTTCTTCCTTCTGTTCACGGACCTGGAGAATTTCCTTCTCACAGTGATGGCGTACGACCGGTTCGTGGCCATCTGCCGCCCGCTCCACTACTGGACGGTGATGAGCCTCCGGCGCTGCGGCCTGCTGCTGGCCACCTGCTGGGTCACCACGCACCTCTACGCCCTGGCGCACACTGTACTGGTCGACCGGCTGCCCTTCTGCGCGTCCCGTCGGATCGCCCATTTCTACTGCGACCTCAACCCCATCCTGCGGCTGTCCTGTGCCCGTCCCTGGGCCAACCAGGCCGTGCTGCGGTACTGGGGTGGGGTCCTGATCTCCCTGCCCCCCTTGCTCATCCTGGGCTCCTACGCCGGCATCGTGGCCGCCGTCCTGAGGGTCCCCTCGGCCGGGGGGAAGCGCAGGGCCTTCTCCACCTGCGGCTCGCACCTGGCCGTGGTCTCGCTGTTCTACGGGACGGTCATCGCCGTGTACCTCTTTCCTTCGGGACCCGACTCGGCGGAGAAGGCCCGAATCGCCGCCGCGGCGCTGTACACGGCGGTCACCCCGCTGCTCAACCCTTTCATCTACAGCCTGCGCAACAGCGACCTACATCGCGCCCTGCGTTCGCTCGGCCCCCGGAGAACCTCCTCCATCCAGTGA